A genomic region of Papaver somniferum cultivar HN1 chromosome 7, ASM357369v1, whole genome shotgun sequence contains the following coding sequences:
- the LOC113296291 gene encoding uncharacterized protein LOC113296291 produces the protein MRHVVVNTSRQAITIETEGVLVSFVHASCFQVTRRRLWQQLSSVDNNTPCLVMGDFNCVLRNDEKKGGCEPRTSVINDFSDWMDDNDLFEVDFLGSKFTWANGQSGVRRILCKMDRAIINEVCLNKFENLRCKVLPREVSDHSSLIGFPFSNPRPKRAPFRVQKMWFSHPDFMRMVIESWNAQVSGSPAFIFPYKLKRLKAAMKE, from the coding sequence ATGAGGCATGTTGTTGTGAATACTAGTAGGCAAGCTATTACTATTGAAACGGAGGGTGTGTTGGTatcctttgttcatgctagttgttTTCAAGTCACTCGTAGAAGGTTATGGCAGCAActttcttcagttgataataatacTCCTTGTTTGGtcatgggtgattttaattgtgtgtTGCGTAATGATGAGAAAAAAGGAGGTTGTGAACCGCGGACTTCAGTCATTaatgattttagtgattggatggatgaCAATGATCTCTTTGAAGTTgattttttgggttctaaatttacTTGGGCTAATGGGCAATCTGGTGTTCGTAGAATCCTTTGCAAGATGGATAGAGCTATTATCAATGAAGTCTGTCTTAATAAGTTTGAGAATTTGAGGTGTAAAGTTCTTCCTCGTGAAGTTTCCGACCATTCTTCTCTTATTGGCTTTCCTTTTTCCAACCCAAGACCGAAACGAGCTCCTTTTAGAGTgcaaaagatgtggttttctcaccCTGATTTCATGCGCATGGTTATTGAGAGTTGGAATGCTCAAGTTTCTGGCTCTCCCGCTTTTATTTTTCCTTACAAGCTCAAAAGATTAAAGGCTGCCATGAAGGAGTGA